One window of Mauremys mutica isolate MM-2020 ecotype Southern chromosome 20, ASM2049712v1, whole genome shotgun sequence genomic DNA carries:
- the LOC123353959 gene encoding inositol polyphosphate 1-phosphatase-like isoform X2, protein MATADDITKAREWARFCRADVTSGCLGNPEPEVRVVAEPRSTMAALLKSLVGASEKSARIAQLCRQEEALFQLLIEEKTGTDKNKKFVQDFKTLADVLIQEVIKHDVGKEFPELHGHICGEESNQFENSLGETLEVQVCATQQDTASLLFTILDRNRPAAELLAAAIHQEVVLQDPALDAVALAIPPERLAIWIDPIDSTNQYIRGQASVAPIGGICPSGLRSALVLIGAYDRSSGDPVLGVINEPFFREDPLTHRWQGVYHWGISYQGTSLSSLRRPPLRPEPSVVLSSSETPAIQRALRPLYGERLRFASGAGYKMLCVILGLAEAYVLSEGSTFKWDSCAPHAILRALGGGMVDLEAALQAWRAGQRGALPELTYHQPAGGAVGAERWANRGGLVAFMHREHLEVVVATLATAAL, encoded by the exons ATGGCAACGGCTGATGACATCACCAAGGCCAGAGAGTGGGCCCGGTTCTGCCGTGCTGATGTCACCAGCGGTTGCCTGGGAAACCCAGAACCCGAAGTTCGGGTCGTGGCAG AGCCCCGCTCCACCATGGCGGCCCTGCTGAAGAGCCTGGTGGGGGCGTCGGAGAAGTCGGCCCGCATCGCCCAGCTGTGCcgccaggaggaggcgctcttCCAGCTGCTCATCGAGGAGAAGACGGGCACCGACAAGAACAAGAAGTTTGTGCAGGATTTCAAGACGCTGGCGGACGTGCTCATCCAGGAGGTCATAAAGCACGACGTGGGCAAGGAG TTCCCGGAGCTGCACGGACACATCTGCGGGGAGGAGTCGAACCAGTTTGAGAACAGCCTGG GAGAGACCCTGGAGGTGCAGGTGTGTGCGACCCAGCAGGACACGGCCTCGCTGCTCTTTACAATCCTGGACCGGAACCGGCCGGCGGCCGAGCTGCTGGCAGCGGCCATCCACCAGGAGGTGGTGCTGCAGGACCCGGCGCTGGACGCTGTGGCGCTGGCAATCCCCCCGGAGAGACTGGCCATCTGGATCGACCCCATCG ACTCCACCAATCAGTACATCCGCGGCCAGGCCAGTGTGGCACCCATCGGTGGCATCTGCCCGTCCGGGCTGCGCTCGGCGCTGGTGCTGATCGGGGCGTATGACCGCAGCTCGGGGGACCCGGTCCTGGGGGTCATCAACGAGCCGTTCTTCCGGGAGGATCCCCTCACCCACAG GTGGCAGGGTGTCTATCACTGGGGCATCTCGTACCAGGGCACCAGCCTGTCCTCGCTGCGCCGGCCCCCGCTGCGCCCCGAGCCCTCCGTCGTCCTGAGCAGCAGCGAGACGCCGGCGATCCAGCGGGCACTGAGGCCGCTGTACGGGGAGCGGCTGCGCTTCGCCTCAGGCGCCGGCTACAAGATGCTGTGTGTGATCCTGGGGCTGGCCGAGGCCTACGTCCTCTCGGAGGGCAGCACCTTCAAGTGGGACTCGTGCGCCCCCCACGCCATCCTGCGGGCCCTGGGCGGAGGGATGGTGGACCTGGAGGCTGCCCTGCAGGCCTGGCGCGCTGGCCAGCGGGGGGCGCTGCCGGAGCTGACCTACCACCAGCCTgcggggggcgccgtgggggCCGAGCGCTGGGCCAACCGAGGAGGCCTGGTGGCCTTCATGCACCGGGAACACCTGGAGGTGGTGGTGGCCACGCTGGCCACTGCTGCCCTGTGA
- the LOC123353959 gene encoding inositol polyphosphate 1-phosphatase-like isoform X3, with amino-acid sequence MAGRGPAPRGGVGTIPPVIRQRPRAAAASLNPAEPRSTMAALLKSLVGASEKSARIAQLCRQEEALFQLLIEEKTGTDKNKKFVQDFKTLADVLIQEVIKHDVGKEFPELHGHICGEESNQFENSLGETLEVQVCATQQDTASLLFTILDRNRPAAELLAAAIHQEVVLQDPALDAVALAIPPERLAIWIDPIDSTNQYIRGQASVAPIGGICPSGLRSALVLIGAYDRSSGDPVLGVINEPFFREDPLTHRWQGVYHWGISYQGTSLSSLRRPPLRPEPSVVLSSSETPAIQRALRPLYGERLRFASGAGYKMLCVILGLAEAYVLSEGSTFKWDSCAPHAILRALGGGMVDLEAALQAWRAGQRGALPELTYHQPAGGAVGAERWANRGGLVAFMHREHLEVVVATLATAAL; translated from the exons ATGGCCGGGCGGGGACCCGCCCCTCGCGGGGGTGTCGGGACGATCCCACCCGTGATCCGTCAGCGCCCGCGAGCGGCCGCAGCATCCCTGAACCCGGCGG AGCCCCGCTCCACCATGGCGGCCCTGCTGAAGAGCCTGGTGGGGGCGTCGGAGAAGTCGGCCCGCATCGCCCAGCTGTGCcgccaggaggaggcgctcttCCAGCTGCTCATCGAGGAGAAGACGGGCACCGACAAGAACAAGAAGTTTGTGCAGGATTTCAAGACGCTGGCGGACGTGCTCATCCAGGAGGTCATAAAGCACGACGTGGGCAAGGAG TTCCCGGAGCTGCACGGACACATCTGCGGGGAGGAGTCGAACCAGTTTGAGAACAGCCTGG GAGAGACCCTGGAGGTGCAGGTGTGTGCGACCCAGCAGGACACGGCCTCGCTGCTCTTTACAATCCTGGACCGGAACCGGCCGGCGGCCGAGCTGCTGGCAGCGGCCATCCACCAGGAGGTGGTGCTGCAGGACCCGGCGCTGGACGCTGTGGCGCTGGCAATCCCCCCGGAGAGACTGGCCATCTGGATCGACCCCATCG ACTCCACCAATCAGTACATCCGCGGCCAGGCCAGTGTGGCACCCATCGGTGGCATCTGCCCGTCCGGGCTGCGCTCGGCGCTGGTGCTGATCGGGGCGTATGACCGCAGCTCGGGGGACCCGGTCCTGGGGGTCATCAACGAGCCGTTCTTCCGGGAGGATCCCCTCACCCACAG GTGGCAGGGTGTCTATCACTGGGGCATCTCGTACCAGGGCACCAGCCTGTCCTCGCTGCGCCGGCCCCCGCTGCGCCCCGAGCCCTCCGTCGTCCTGAGCAGCAGCGAGACGCCGGCGATCCAGCGGGCACTGAGGCCGCTGTACGGGGAGCGGCTGCGCTTCGCCTCAGGCGCCGGCTACAAGATGCTGTGTGTGATCCTGGGGCTGGCCGAGGCCTACGTCCTCTCGGAGGGCAGCACCTTCAAGTGGGACTCGTGCGCCCCCCACGCCATCCTGCGGGCCCTGGGCGGAGGGATGGTGGACCTGGAGGCTGCCCTGCAGGCCTGGCGCGCTGGCCAGCGGGGGGCGCTGCCGGAGCTGACCTACCACCAGCCTgcggggggcgccgtgggggCCGAGCGCTGGGCCAACCGAGGAGGCCTGGTGGCCTTCATGCACCGGGAACACCTGGAGGTGGTGGTGGCCACGCTGGCCACTGCTGCCCTGTGA
- the LOC123353959 gene encoding inositol polyphosphate 1-phosphatase-like isoform X4, with translation MAALLKSLVGASEKSARIAQLCRQEEALFQLLIEEKTGTDKNKKFVQDFKTLADVLIQEVIKHDVGKEFPELHGHICGEESNQFENSLGETLEVQVCATQQDTASLLFTILDRNRPAAELLAAAIHQEVVLQDPALDAVALAIPPERLAIWIDPIDSTNQYIRGQASVAPIGGICPSGLRSALVLIGAYDRSSGDPVLGVINEPFFREDPLTHRWQGVYHWGISYQGTSLSSLRRPPLRPEPSVVLSSSETPAIQRALRPLYGERLRFASGAGYKMLCVILGLAEAYVLSEGSTFKWDSCAPHAILRALGGGMVDLEAALQAWRAGQRGALPELTYHQPAGGAVGAERWANRGGLVAFMHREHLEVVVATLATAAL, from the exons ATGGCGGCCCTGCTGAAGAGCCTGGTGGGGGCGTCGGAGAAGTCGGCCCGCATCGCCCAGCTGTGCcgccaggaggaggcgctcttCCAGCTGCTCATCGAGGAGAAGACGGGCACCGACAAGAACAAGAAGTTTGTGCAGGATTTCAAGACGCTGGCGGACGTGCTCATCCAGGAGGTCATAAAGCACGACGTGGGCAAGGAG TTCCCGGAGCTGCACGGACACATCTGCGGGGAGGAGTCGAACCAGTTTGAGAACAGCCTGG GAGAGACCCTGGAGGTGCAGGTGTGTGCGACCCAGCAGGACACGGCCTCGCTGCTCTTTACAATCCTGGACCGGAACCGGCCGGCGGCCGAGCTGCTGGCAGCGGCCATCCACCAGGAGGTGGTGCTGCAGGACCCGGCGCTGGACGCTGTGGCGCTGGCAATCCCCCCGGAGAGACTGGCCATCTGGATCGACCCCATCG ACTCCACCAATCAGTACATCCGCGGCCAGGCCAGTGTGGCACCCATCGGTGGCATCTGCCCGTCCGGGCTGCGCTCGGCGCTGGTGCTGATCGGGGCGTATGACCGCAGCTCGGGGGACCCGGTCCTGGGGGTCATCAACGAGCCGTTCTTCCGGGAGGATCCCCTCACCCACAG GTGGCAGGGTGTCTATCACTGGGGCATCTCGTACCAGGGCACCAGCCTGTCCTCGCTGCGCCGGCCCCCGCTGCGCCCCGAGCCCTCCGTCGTCCTGAGCAGCAGCGAGACGCCGGCGATCCAGCGGGCACTGAGGCCGCTGTACGGGGAGCGGCTGCGCTTCGCCTCAGGCGCCGGCTACAAGATGCTGTGTGTGATCCTGGGGCTGGCCGAGGCCTACGTCCTCTCGGAGGGCAGCACCTTCAAGTGGGACTCGTGCGCCCCCCACGCCATCCTGCGGGCCCTGGGCGGAGGGATGGTGGACCTGGAGGCTGCCCTGCAGGCCTGGCGCGCTGGCCAGCGGGGGGCGCTGCCGGAGCTGACCTACCACCAGCCTgcggggggcgccgtgggggCCGAGCGCTGGGCCAACCGAGGAGGCCTGGTGGCCTTCATGCACCGGGAACACCTGGAGGTGGTGGTGGCCACGCTGGCCACTGCTGCCCTGTGA
- the LOC123353959 gene encoding inositol polyphosphate 1-phosphatase-like isoform X1 — translation MAGRGPAPRGGVGTIPPVIRQRPRAAAASLNPAGTGGAGARGPCLGELPDAALEGGLALEPRSTMAALLKSLVGASEKSARIAQLCRQEEALFQLLIEEKTGTDKNKKFVQDFKTLADVLIQEVIKHDVGKEFPELHGHICGEESNQFENSLGETLEVQVCATQQDTASLLFTILDRNRPAAELLAAAIHQEVVLQDPALDAVALAIPPERLAIWIDPIDSTNQYIRGQASVAPIGGICPSGLRSALVLIGAYDRSSGDPVLGVINEPFFREDPLTHRWQGVYHWGISYQGTSLSSLRRPPLRPEPSVVLSSSETPAIQRALRPLYGERLRFASGAGYKMLCVILGLAEAYVLSEGSTFKWDSCAPHAILRALGGGMVDLEAALQAWRAGQRGALPELTYHQPAGGAVGAERWANRGGLVAFMHREHLEVVVATLATAAL, via the exons ATGGCCGGGCGGGGACCCGCCCCTCGCGGGGGTGTCGGGACGATCCCACCCGTGATCCGTCAGCGCCCGCGAGCGGCCGCAGCATCCCTGAACCCGGCGGGTACGGGGGGGGCCGGGGCTCGGGGTCCCTGCCTGGGGGAGCTGCCCGATGCTGCACTCGAGGGGGGCCTGGCTTTAG AGCCCCGCTCCACCATGGCGGCCCTGCTGAAGAGCCTGGTGGGGGCGTCGGAGAAGTCGGCCCGCATCGCCCAGCTGTGCcgccaggaggaggcgctcttCCAGCTGCTCATCGAGGAGAAGACGGGCACCGACAAGAACAAGAAGTTTGTGCAGGATTTCAAGACGCTGGCGGACGTGCTCATCCAGGAGGTCATAAAGCACGACGTGGGCAAGGAG TTCCCGGAGCTGCACGGACACATCTGCGGGGAGGAGTCGAACCAGTTTGAGAACAGCCTGG GAGAGACCCTGGAGGTGCAGGTGTGTGCGACCCAGCAGGACACGGCCTCGCTGCTCTTTACAATCCTGGACCGGAACCGGCCGGCGGCCGAGCTGCTGGCAGCGGCCATCCACCAGGAGGTGGTGCTGCAGGACCCGGCGCTGGACGCTGTGGCGCTGGCAATCCCCCCGGAGAGACTGGCCATCTGGATCGACCCCATCG ACTCCACCAATCAGTACATCCGCGGCCAGGCCAGTGTGGCACCCATCGGTGGCATCTGCCCGTCCGGGCTGCGCTCGGCGCTGGTGCTGATCGGGGCGTATGACCGCAGCTCGGGGGACCCGGTCCTGGGGGTCATCAACGAGCCGTTCTTCCGGGAGGATCCCCTCACCCACAG GTGGCAGGGTGTCTATCACTGGGGCATCTCGTACCAGGGCACCAGCCTGTCCTCGCTGCGCCGGCCCCCGCTGCGCCCCGAGCCCTCCGTCGTCCTGAGCAGCAGCGAGACGCCGGCGATCCAGCGGGCACTGAGGCCGCTGTACGGGGAGCGGCTGCGCTTCGCCTCAGGCGCCGGCTACAAGATGCTGTGTGTGATCCTGGGGCTGGCCGAGGCCTACGTCCTCTCGGAGGGCAGCACCTTCAAGTGGGACTCGTGCGCCCCCCACGCCATCCTGCGGGCCCTGGGCGGAGGGATGGTGGACCTGGAGGCTGCCCTGCAGGCCTGGCGCGCTGGCCAGCGGGGGGCGCTGCCGGAGCTGACCTACCACCAGCCTgcggggggcgccgtgggggCCGAGCGCTGGGCCAACCGAGGAGGCCTGGTGGCCTTCATGCACCGGGAACACCTGGAGGTGGTGGTGGCCACGCTGGCCACTGCTGCCCTGTGA